The genomic stretch gcttcgCTCGCGTGGCATGCAGAGAAGTTGTCCCTGTCTTGTTGCAAGCTATGTGCAGACAAGATGAGGATGCGACGGATGATGAGTACAATGTTTCTCGCGCGGCTTATCAGGCTTTGCAACTCTATGCTTCTTGTGTCCAGGGTGAGGTCATCCAACCTGTCCTCTCTTTTGTCGAGGAGAATATTCGTAATGAAGACTGGCGTCGCAGAGACGCTGCAGTTGCGGCATTCGGTGCCATCATGGATGGACCGGATCCTAAGGTTCTTGAACCCCTGGTCAAGCAGGCCTTAGGTGTTCTTGTTGGTATGATGGAAGATAGTTCCATTCAAGTTCGTGATTCGGCAGCCTATGCCCTTGGTCGCGTGTGCGACTTCTGCTCTGAGACCCTGGACCCTGACGTGCATCTACAACCCCTTATTTCTTGCCTGTTCAACGGGCTTGCTAGCACCCCTAAGATTGccagctcctgctgctgggctCTGATGAACGTTGCCGATCGATTTGCCGGTGACGTTGGTGCGCAGACTAACCCCCTATCAAAGCACTTTGAAGAGAGTGTTAAGTCGCTTCTTACTCTCACTGAGAGGTATGTCGGATATAATTCAAAGAGTTGTTTTCTTGGACCTGGCTTACTAAAATGCTCCTAGGCAAGATGCAGACAACCAGCTTCGGACTGCTGGATATGAAGTTCTTAATTCCTTCGTTACCAATGCGGCGAACGACAGTCTGCCTATGGTTGCTAGCCTCTCCGACGTTGTGATTCAGCGCCTGGAGCACACCATCCCCATGCAACAGCAAGTCGTTAGTGTGGAAGATCGGATCACCCTGGAAGAGGTGCAAACCAGCTTGATCAGCGTTATATTGGTGAGTTCTTTAAGCCCAGGAACGCTTTCATGTGTACCTTGACTGACAATTTAGGCCATCGTTCAACGTCTCGAGACTGAGATTAAGCCTCAAGCGGACCGTATCATGCATGCGATGATCCAGGTCCTAACAACTGTCCCTCCCAAGTCCAGTGTGCCTGATGTTGTCTTCGCCACCGTCGGCGCTATTGCAAGTGCACTGGAGGAGGACTTCGTTAAGTATATGGAATCTTTTTCGCCATTCCTCTATAACGCCCTCGGcaaccaagaagaacctgCCCTCTGTGCTATGGCCATTGGATTGGTCAGCGATATCTCCCGTGCCTTGAACGAAAAGGTTCAGCCATACTGCGATTCATTCATGAACTACTTGCTCAATAACTTGAGGGTAAGTTAACTCCAATCATGATAGTAAACTGAGACCTATCCCTCGCTAAGTGCTTTTTGCAGAGCTCCACGAATCAATTGAAGCCCGCAATCCTCGAGACGTTCGGAGACATTGCTCAGGCTATCGGAACACACTTTGACACATACCTTTCTGTCGTCGCCCAGGTCCTCCAGCAGGCATCGATCGTAACCGCCAGCTCGGACGTTAATATCGAAATGCTCGACTACATTGTTTCGCTTCGCGAAGGAATTATGGATGCTTGGGGTGGTATTGTTTTGTCTTATAAGGGCAAGCCTCAAGGTAAGCAAGTGTGTAATACAGCTTTTCCGTCGTATGCTAAGATATCTGCAGTGACTTCCCTCCAGCCTTATGTTGAATCTatcttccagctcctccac from Aspergillus oryzae RIB40 DNA, chromosome 1 encodes the following:
- a CDS encoding karyopherin beta (karyopherin (importin) beta 1); translation: MNVTQVLEGTLSPDATTRTNAEQQLVHAAEVDFAGYLVTLGQELANENTPSHIRTAAGLALKNAFTFRDHAKLREVQGKWQQQISPEIKTQVKELALKTLDSKDSRAGQSAAQFIVSIAAIELPRNEWPDLMNVLVQNVATGSNQLKQASLITIGFICESQDADLRESLTAHSNAILTAVVQGARREETNMDIRYAAIKALSDSVDFVRSNMDNEGERNYIMQVVCEATQADDLRVQAGAFGCLNRIMAAYYEKMRFYMEKALFGLSIMGMKSEEEDVAKLAIEFWCSVCEEEIAIEDDNAAAQAEGSPEVRPFFGFARVACREVVPVLLQAMCRQDEDATDDEYNVSRAAYQALQLYASCVQGEVIQPVLSFVEENIRNEDWRRRDAAVAAFGAIMDGPDPKVLEPLVKQALGVLVGMMEDSSIQVRDSAAYALGRVCDFCSETLDPDVHLQPLISCLFNGLASTPKIASSCCWALMNVADRFAGDVGAQTNPLSKHFEESVKSLLTLTERQDADNQLRTAGYEVLNSFVTNAANDSLPMVASLSDVVIQRLEHTIPMQQQVVSVEDRITLEEVQTSLISVILAIVQRLETEIKPQADRIMHAMIQVLTTVPPKSSVPDVVFATVGAIASALEEDFVKYMESFSPFLYNALGNQEEPALCAMAIGLVSDISRALNEKVQPYCDSFMNYLLNNLRSSTNQLKPAILETFGDIAQAIGTHFDTYLSVVAQVLQQASIVTASSDVNIEMLDYIVSLREGIMDAWGGIVLSYKGKPQVTSLQPYVESIFQLLHLISQDLNRSEGLMRASMGVLGDIAEAFPNGEFAAFFRNTWVTDLVRDTRNNRDFGATTVETARWAREQVKRQVTLSTAAAMA